A genomic stretch from Hypnocyclicus thermotrophus includes:
- the lysS gene encoding lysine--tRNA ligase, whose product MSQNTEKHIDQIINDKIEKINELKKMGVNPYGEKYNKKDLIGEILKNDENEEVFYQTAGRIMSFRRMGKNVFAHIEDYTGKIQIYIRKDIVGEENYEIIKKMGIGDFIGVYGFLFKTKTGELTLKIKEFKLLSKNMRPLPEKFHGLTDIETRYRQRYLDLIMNKEVKDTFIKRTQIINSIRSLLKSKGFLEVETPMMHPIVGGASARPFITHHNALDMELYLRIAPELYLKRLIVGGFERVFELNRNFRNEGISTRHNPEFTMIELYQAYADFHDMMDITEEIITTVAKEVLGTTNINYNNKDIILENFKRVHMVDIIKEITDVDFWKEMTLEEAKQLAKDNDVEIADHMYTVGHIINEFFEQKCEEHIIQPTFIYGHPVEISPLAKRNEKDPRFTDRFELFIDAREYANAFSELNDAIDQKQRFEAQLKEAELGNDEANSEIDFDFVEALEYGMPPTGGLGIGIDRLVMLLTNSPSIRDVIFFPHMRRK is encoded by the coding sequence ATGAGTCAAAATACTGAAAAACACATTGATCAAATTATTAATGATAAAATCGAAAAAATCAATGAATTAAAAAAAATGGGAGTAAATCCATATGGAGAAAAATATAATAAAAAAGATTTGATTGGTGAAATTTTAAAAAATGATGAAAATGAAGAAGTTTTTTATCAAACTGCAGGAAGAATAATGTCTTTTAGAAGAATGGGAAAAAATGTTTTTGCACATATAGAAGATTATACTGGAAAAATACAAATATATATAAGAAAAGATATTGTTGGTGAAGAAAATTATGAGATTATTAAAAAAATGGGTATCGGAGATTTCATAGGTGTTTATGGATTTTTATTTAAAACTAAAACTGGTGAACTAACACTAAAAATTAAAGAATTTAAATTGCTTTCTAAAAACATGAGACCATTACCTGAAAAATTTCATGGTTTAACAGATATTGAAACTAGATACAGACAAAGATATTTAGATCTTATAATGAATAAAGAAGTAAAAGATACTTTTATTAAGAGAACTCAAATTATTAATTCTATTAGAAGTTTGTTAAAATCAAAAGGCTTTTTAGAAGTAGAAACTCCTATGATGCATCCAATTGTTGGTGGAGCTTCAGCTAGACCTTTTATTACTCATCATAATGCTTTGGATATGGAATTATATTTAAGAATCGCTCCAGAATTATATCTAAAAAGATTAATTGTTGGTGGATTTGAAAGAGTTTTTGAATTAAATAGAAACTTTAGAAATGAAGGAATTTCTACTAGACATAATCCTGAATTTACAATGATAGAGTTATATCAAGCATATGCTGATTTTCATGATATGATGGATATAACAGAAGAAATAATCACTACAGTTGCAAAAGAAGTATTAGGAACTACAAATATTAATTATAATAATAAAGATATTATTTTAGAAAATTTTAAAAGAGTTCATATGGTAGATATAATAAAAGAAATAACAGATGTTGATTTTTGGAAAGAGATGACTTTAGAAGAAGCTAAACAACTAGCAAAAGATAATGATGTTGAAATAGCTGATCATATGTATACAGTAGGGCATATTATAAATGAATTTTTTGAACAAAAATGTGAAGAACATATTATACAACCTACATTTATATATGGACATCCTGTAGAAATATCACCTCTTGCAAAAAGAAATGAAAAAGATCCTAGATTTACAGATAGATTTGAATTATTTATTGATGCAAGAGAATATGCTAACGCATTTTCCGAATTAAACGACGCTATTGATCAAAAACAAAGATTTGAAGCACAATTAAAAGAAGCTGAGCTTGGTAATGATGAAGCAAATTCTGAAATTGATTTTGATTTTGTTGAAGCACTAGAATATGGAATGCCGCCTACAGGTGGTTTAGGAATTGGAATAGACAGATTAGTAATGTTACTTACTAATTCTCCTTCAATAAGAGATGTCATATTCTTTCCTCATATGAGAAGAAAATAA